Proteins encoded together in one Staphylococcus aureus window:
- a CDS encoding thiolase family protein gives MQEAYIVAYGRSAAAKAKQGALFHERPDDVAAKVLQGVLKRIDGKFNKNMIEDVIVGTAFPEGLQGQNIARTIALRAGLSDTVPGQTVNRYCSSGLQTIAIAANQIMAGQGDILVAGGVELMSAVPMGGNEPTNNPTLQYDDIGASYPMGLTAENVASQFDVSREDQDAYAVRSHQRAYDAQRDGRFKDEIIPIQVNSVEYTNAGPKVHTNIFDQDEFIRPDTTMEALAKLRTVFKADGTMTAGTSAPLSDGAGFVVLMSGDKVKELGVTPIARFVGFKAVGVDPKIMGIGPAYAIPEVLSLSNLSVEDIDLIELNEAFASQTIASIKEVGLDISRTNVNGGAIALGHPLGATGAMLTARLLNEMGRRPDSRYGMVTMCIGVGMGAAAIFEYVR, from the coding sequence ATGCAAGAAGCATACATTGTAGCTTATGGGCGTTCAGCCGCAGCGAAAGCAAAGCAAGGCGCATTATTCCACGAAAGACCTGATGATGTCGCAGCCAAAGTATTACAAGGCGTATTGAAACGTATTGACGGAAAATTCAATAAGAATATGATTGAAGATGTCATTGTTGGTACGGCTTTTCCAGAAGGATTACAAGGCCAAAACATTGCACGAACGATTGCATTGCGTGCGGGATTATCTGACACGGTACCGGGTCAAACAGTGAATCGCTACTGCTCATCAGGATTACAAACCATCGCGATTGCAGCCAATCAAATTATGGCTGGTCAAGGAGATATACTTGTAGCTGGTGGCGTTGAATTGATGAGTGCCGTACCAATGGGTGGCAACGAGCCCACAAACAATCCAACCTTACAATATGATGATATAGGTGCGTCATATCCTATGGGTTTAACTGCTGAAAATGTAGCATCCCAATTTGACGTATCACGCGAAGATCAAGATGCTTATGCTGTCAGAAGTCATCAACGTGCCTATGACGCACAACGTGATGGTCGGTTCAAAGATGAAATTATTCCAATACAAGTAAACTCAGTTGAATATACAAACGCAGGACCAAAAGTACACACAAATATCTTTGACCAAGATGAATTTATACGCCCTGACACCACGATGGAGGCATTAGCCAAATTACGTACAGTATTTAAAGCTGACGGCACTATGACTGCAGGAACATCTGCCCCACTTTCTGATGGTGCAGGATTTGTAGTTTTAATGTCTGGAGATAAAGTGAAAGAACTCGGCGTGACACCTATTGCACGATTCGTTGGTTTTAAGGCAGTAGGCGTTGACCCGAAAATTATGGGTATTGGGCCTGCATATGCGATTCCTGAAGTATTGTCACTCAGCAATCTATCTGTTGAAGACATTGATTTGATCGAATTGAACGAAGCATTTGCTTCTCAAACGATTGCATCTATTAAAGAAGTAGGTCTAGATATATCACGTACGAATGTGAATGGTGGCGCTATTGCTTTAGGTCATCCATTAGGTGCTACAGGCGCAATGTTAACCGCGCGTTTACTTAATGAAATGGGTAGACGTCCCGATAGCCGTTACGGCATGGTTACGATGTGTATTGGTGTCGGCATGGGTGCAGCTGCTATATTTGAATATGTGCGTTAG